From Hymenobacter sedentarius, a single genomic window includes:
- a CDS encoding pyridoxamine 5'-phosphate oxidase family protein yields the protein MTPSPYHAGERQLQQRLGEVPVADRHAPAIRPTIPASVAAQLRQQPLVIASSLDATGRVWTSAVQGTPGFARSSHPTQLALDLALAVPAREDVLWANLARHPAVSLLFIDFPTKWRFRVNGRARATAPGWVVDIDQAFLNCPKYLADHLAALPGAGVVSVAPRTAGPGAPPDLAAWLRRADSFFVGSSDGAQALDTAYRGGPAGFVQFEAAGSLLVPDYAGNSMYNSLGNFALCDAAGLLFLDPTAGRALQLTGRAELLWSESTGPVAPTGGPGRHWRFTPEAWVEAPLPAALPFC from the coding sequence ATGACACCTTCCCCTTACCACGCGGGCGAACGACAGTTGCAGCAGCGCCTTGGCGAAGTGCCGGTAGCCGACCGCCACGCCCCCGCTATTCGCCCCACCATTCCGGCCAGCGTTGCCGCGCAGCTCCGCCAGCAGCCGCTGGTCATCGCCAGTTCCCTCGACGCCACCGGGCGGGTGTGGACGTCGGCGGTGCAGGGCACGCCCGGCTTTGCCCGCTCCTCCCATCCCACGCAGCTGGCCCTGGACCTGGCGCTGGCCGTGCCGGCCCGCGAAGACGTGTTGTGGGCCAACCTGGCCCGGCACCCGGCGGTGAGCCTACTCTTCATCGACTTTCCCACCAAGTGGCGGTTTCGGGTGAACGGCCGCGCCCGGGCCACCGCGCCGGGGTGGGTGGTCGACATCGACCAGGCGTTTCTCAACTGCCCCAAGTACCTGGCCGACCATCTGGCCGCGTTGCCCGGCGCCGGCGTGGTTTCGGTGGCCCCGCGCACCGCGGGCCCGGGTGCCCCGCCCGACCTGGCTGCTTGGCTGCGCCGGGCCGATTCGTTCTTCGTCGGCAGCAGCGACGGCGCCCAGGCCCTCGACACGGCCTACCGCGGCGGCCCGGCCGGCTTCGTGCAATTCGAAGCCGCCGGCAGCCTGCTCGTGCCCGACTACGCGGGCAACAGCATGTACAACTCCCTCGGCAACTTTGCCTTGTGCGATGCCGCCGGCCTACTATTTCTCGACCCGACCGCCGGCCGCGCCCTGCAGCTCACCGGCCGCGCCGAGTTGCTCTGGTCCGAAAGCACGGGTCCGGTGGCGCCCACCGGCGGCCCGGGCCGGCACTGGCGGTTCACGCCCGAGGCGTGGGTGGAGGCCCCACTGCCGGCGGCGCTGCCGTTTTGCTAG
- a CDS encoding transposase: MRGRDASAAFHFAQHDVLFFLILPWSCDAYGRICALALTGGQAGDCPQAPGLLRRHLRAGQAVLADRAYDADYVRVQIGQAGAQAVIPGKKNRTIRLEHEAEIYKDRNQIERAINGMKRFRAVATRFDKRAANYFATCCLIAALTWL, encoded by the coding sequence TTGCGTGGTAGAGATGCTTCGGCTGCGTTTCACTTCGCTCAGCATGACGTTCTTTTTTTCTTAATTCTACCCTGGAGCTGCGACGCTTACGGCCGGATTTGCGCCTTGGCCCTGACCGGCGGCCAGGCCGGCGATTGCCCACAAGCCCCCGGGCTGCTGCGGCGCCATCTGCGGGCGGGCCAGGCCGTGTTGGCCGACCGGGCCTACGACGCGGACTACGTGCGCGTCCAGATTGGGCAAGCCGGAGCCCAGGCCGTGATTCCAGGCAAGAAAAACCGAACGATACGCCTTGAGCACGAGGCTGAAATTTATAAAGATCGAAACCAAATTGAACGCGCCATCAACGGCATGAAACGCTTTCGAGCCGTAGCCACCCGCTTTGATAAACGGGCCGCCAATTATTTCGCTACCTGCTGCTTGATTGCCGCGCTAACGTGGCTCTAA
- a CDS encoding LexA family transcriptional regulator gives MATLERKKISSVSPLPELSMAERLKVVRQARGLTQQQMADLLNVARPTVAQLEGGRHQPSNEVLETIVTELNVSRDWLWFNSGPMEDGGAPGGNVILLGKFADAEFIDCPFIPVPVRAGFVELVASEGDYGQFEMMRIYKPSPELRKAGTLVFEIDGDSMEPQLRAGMLVAVTPIPFEDIKYTVSGVYVATFGHQLTVKRIKDNDLLTKRQLVLHSDNPKAGMLTVAGEDIRGLWKVVDIIRGRVE, from the coding sequence ATGGCTACACTGGAACGCAAGAAAATAAGCTCAGTTAGTCCGCTGCCGGAGCTGAGCATGGCGGAACGGCTGAAGGTGGTGCGCCAGGCGCGTGGGCTGACGCAGCAGCAAATGGCTGACTTGCTGAACGTGGCGCGGCCGACCGTAGCTCAGCTGGAAGGCGGGCGGCACCAACCGAGCAACGAGGTGCTGGAAACCATCGTGACGGAATTAAATGTCAGCCGCGACTGGCTGTGGTTTAACAGCGGCCCCATGGAGGATGGCGGTGCTCCTGGCGGCAATGTTATCCTGCTGGGCAAGTTTGCGGATGCCGAGTTCATCGACTGCCCGTTTATTCCGGTACCGGTGCGGGCGGGCTTCGTGGAGCTGGTGGCCAGCGAAGGCGACTATGGCCAGTTTGAGATGATGCGGATTTACAAGCCGAGCCCCGAGCTGCGCAAAGCCGGTACGCTGGTGTTTGAGATTGATGGTGACTCGATGGAGCCGCAGCTACGCGCCGGCATGCTGGTGGCGGTAACGCCGATTCCTTTTGAGGATATCAAGTACACGGTGAGCGGGGTGTACGTGGCCACCTTTGGGCACCAGCTCACGGTGAAGCGGATTAAGGATAATGACCTTCTGACCAAGCGGCAACTCGTGCTGCATTCGGACAACCCCAAGGCCGGCATGCTGACGGTGGCGGGGGAGGATATCCGCGGGTTGTGGAAGGTGGTGGATATTATTCGGGGGCGAGTAGAATAA